TCCTTCCAAATTTTTCCGAATTATTTTTTAAAATTTCTGCCGCCTTTGCAATCAGCTTCTGTCTTTCTTCAAACGGCACTTTTCTCCATGATGAAAATGTCTTATCTGCTTTAATAAGTTTATTTTCAATTAACTGTTCCATAATTTAATTTCTGTTTTAAATTCAAATCAATGAATTTATTTAATGCTTCTTCTTTAAAAGCATCATGAAAGCAACAAATTTTGTTCCTTAAGTTTATATAAAATAATGATTTTCTCTATTGAGACAATATATGTTCTTACACCATAAACCATTCATTCAAAAGACAGGCTGCCAGCCTTGCTGTTCTGTCCTGAATATCAAAAGAAGGATTTACTTCTGCTGCATCCAGTGACACTACTTTTTTATTTTTTAAGATATGCCTGTAAAAATGCATGAAAGTAGCATCCGCAAAGATCCCGTTGTAGGCAGAAGCTGATACGCCGGGCGCAATGGAAGCATTGAATACATCCATACAAATAGTAAGATAGGCATAATCTACGTTGTCCAGCAATTCGTCAATACGCTGATAAATGGATGGAAGGTTTTCAAAAAAGAGTTCATCGGCAAGAATGTACTTCATCCCGTACTGATGAGCGGTATCAAAAAGTTTTAATGTGTTTGAATTTCTCTGGATTCCTATGTGCAGGGAATTGATTGGTCCTTCCTGTGCAATCTGCCAGAATCCTGTTCCGGAGCTTGGCCCTACTTTTTTTTCCGGCTGTCTATTATCAAAATGAGCATCAATATTAATGATCCCTATTTTCTGTTCCGGAAAAGCAGTTTTCACTCCTAAATAATGGGCATAAGTTACTTCATGGCCTCCGCCCAGCACTAATGATTTTCCTCCTTTTAAAAGGACTTTTGATACATTTTTAGCAAGACTGTTCTGAGCCGTTTCCAAGTCTCCGTTTTCACAAGTGATATTTCCGAAATCCAGCAAAGAAAAGTCAGGGAAAATAACCGGAAAATTGGACATATTTTTCCTGATCACATCAGGTGCATCCTTTGCTCCGAGGCGTCCTTTATTTCTTCGTACTCCTTCATCTACGGCAAAACCGTGCATAACGAAATCATTCGTTGAAATAGTATCGTAATTGTGTTCATCTTTTACTCTCTGAAACAGCCTGTGGAAAAGAAGCTCTTCTCCATCCAGTCTACCCTGCCAAATATCTTGAAACATAATCCTTTAAAATTCAATTTTAGTCACATCATTATATCCAGTAAAGCTAGCTAATATTGTTTAGATAAAAAAGCTCTGTTCATATATTATGCAAAGAATTTAGGATAAGAATAACTTGAGCTTATTCTATTCTTTTTTCTGATTGGCATTGCTGCTGATGAACATTTCATTTCGTTCTTCTGAAATAATTTCCAAAAACCGTTCATAATGCTTCAGCACGTCAGAAATTAATTCATTCTTGGTAAAATACTGCACATCATAACCTTCTCTTCCGTCTCCAAAATAGGATCTTGGATAATGGGTTTTATTATCATCAATTTCCGGCAGGTTTTCTTCATTCATGATATGTTCAGAAACTGTTTTTATCTGATTTTCGATACCGTAGACAAAGTTATTCACAACCCCCTGATGGATTTCTATTTCTATTCTGACAGGATTTTCACCATGATTTATCTGCGCTTTAATTCCGTTGGTCGCAAATTCCTGCTGCAGTTCTGTAAAGGCTTCTTTGCCTTTCACCTGAATGAAATGGTCTACGGAAGCATTATCTTTAAAGGAAACGATATTTTTTAAACGTTCTTTCCAGAATTCACCAGACCATGGAACAGTAGACACTGAAAAGTTTCTGTCATAATATTTTTGGTCTATCACCAATCCTTTCATCAGGCTTACCATAAACAGAATTACTACAATGGAAAACGGTAATGCTGTAATTAAGGTCATGCTTTGTAGTGCTTTCAAACCTCCCACATTCAGCAGTAAAAGAGAAAGAACAGCCAATAAAACACCCCAGAATACAACCTGCCATTTTGGAGATTTACCGGCATTTTTGGTGGCAATACTGTTCATGACAAATATTCCCGAATCTGCTGATGTAACAAAAAAGATAAGAATGATAAGAATCACGAAGAATCCTGTAAATTCTGATAAAGGCAGGTACTCTAAGAACCGGAACATTAATGCGTCCGGATCTGTGGCAAACTGACTTAACTGCCCGTTGGCAATATTTAAATCAAACCAAATGGCACTGTTTCCGAATACGGACATCCAGATAAAATTGAACAACGTTGGTAATATTAAGACTGCAAGGATAAATTCTCGTATTGTACGCCCTTTGGAAATCCTCGCAATAAACAAGCCTACATATGGAGACCAGGAAATCCACCATGCCCAGTACAGGATGGTCCAGTCGTAAAACCATGGCAATGCATTTTTCTCATAAACATGGGTATTGAAGGTAAGATTGAAAAAGTTATTGATATAATTTCCCAGTCCTTCTGTAAAACTTCCGATCAGATATACTGTTGGTCCCAATATCAGCACAAAAATCAGGAGCCCTATCACACTAATGACATTGATATTACTTAAAATCTTCACTCCTTTTCCTACTCCAGAGATGGCAGACATTACGGAAAGAGCAACAAGGGTAACCACAATGATGATCTGATACATAAAACTGTTCTCAGGCGTAATATGAAGGATATTCAGTCCGGAACTGATCTGTACCACTCCAAATCCCAGCGTGGTAGTGATTCCAAAGAAAGTACAGCATAAGGCAAAAACGTCAATAGCATTGCCCCATTTTCCGTTGATCTTATTTTTTAACAAGGGATAAAAGCAGCTTCGTAATGAAAGCGGAAGCCTGTAACGGTAAGCAAAGTAAGATAAAGAAAGTCCTACCACTCCATAAATAGCCCATGCATGGATTCCCCAATGGAAAAAGGTATAGAGCTGCGCCTGCTTGGCCCGGCTTACATAATGATTATCCGCAAAAACGTCTGAAGAATAATGCTGCATGGGTTCAGCCACACTAAAATAGATTAATCCAATCCCCATTCCTGCGGCAAACAGCATGGAAATCCAGGAAAAGAAGGAATATTCCGGCTTACTGTCATTCGCTCCCAGCTTAATGTTAGCATATTTACTAAACAGCAGATATACCAGGAAAATTACAAAAAGCGTTACAGACCAAACGTACACCCAATTTAAATTAACGAATATGAATTGTTTGATTTCATTCAGGATATTTTCCGTTGGTTGTGGATAAACTGCAGACAAAAAACAGGTTCCTATAATAAAGAGCAAACTCGGAATAGTGACCCCTTTGTTAAAAGTAGATCTAACATTTTGAAAATTCATCTTTTTTATTTTCGAATTTATAGTATTGACAAGTCTTCCTGGTATGGGATATAGCTGTAAAAAAGTACTGAGAAATAAGAAAATATCCAGGTTTTCCGGGATCTCCGGTGCACTTAAGAACTATTGAAAAATGCGTTATTTATCTAAAAATCAACGCTAATCGAGGCGCAAGATAAGAAAACTTATAGAAAATATGAAAAATATGGAGGACTTTATGATTTTATGATATCGGCTTTTAAGGCCACTTATCTAATGAAACTTAACCTGCAGATGAAAGATCTACAAAAGCTTTAAGGTATCCCGCAGATTTCACAATTGACACAGATCTTTACAATTTTTCAATACTTACAAATTGGGTAAAGAATAAAAAATGCAGAAGAAAAATTCCTCTGCATTTTGTTAAACGGCATTATTGTAATATTTAAAATACTGCCAATATTTATCTTTAAAGATTCTGAATGAGGCTTTGTATTCAGGGTTGCTATCTTGTATTGCTTTAAAAATTTTAGAAATTTCTCTGAAATCTTTTCCTGCAAAATAGCATTCCTTGACGTTATCAGCAGTCTCTCTACCTATATACAAATATCCTTTCTCTTTCAGTTCTTCAATAGCTTTATCTTCAATATCGCTTAATTTTTCAAAATCTTCTTTTTCAGGAAGTCCGTCATTGTTATCTCCATTATATTGAAATTTAAGAACAGAAATCCAGGGATAAGAAGCCTTTGCATCATATTGTAGTAATGGAAGATTCATGCAGGCAATAAGCGGTCTTTCATTGCCTAAAGTAGCTCTGAGAACAGAAAATGTATCTTCTTCATTAGCTCTTTTTACCTTTTCATACTTTTCTGTAAATTCCTTCTCTCTCCATAGCAGGAAATCTTTCAGCTTTTCAATAGGAACCAATTCTTTTTTTGCCTGATCTTTTCCAATGATATTGAATACATCAATTTGCGTTGCGAAATTCAATTCACCTAAAAAATGGTCTAAAAATATACATATTCCGGTGGTAATCTGCCCTTTATTTTCTTCATTTACACCTTCGTAAACAAATGTAAGATCAATTTCGTCCGGATATTCTTCCGATTCGTTGGAATAAAAGAAAACATTATCCCGTGTAAATTCATAACCGTTCATCTGAAGGGCTATATGATCTATATTTTTAGCCGGTTTTAAAGCGGTAAACAGCCAATGATTGTACTTCGGGGCAGCATTGATTAATTCTTCAGCAAAAACCATATTTTTTATTTCTCCGTCTACCGTAATGATGAGCTCTGCAGTAGTATCATCAGACATCCCTGTAAGAAAATAGAAGTGTTCATTGATCTGGCGCAGTTTAGGAGAGAGAACATCAAAAAAGTCCTTTTCAATGGATGACACCTCTCTGTTTTTCACAATTTCGTAAAAATCTTTCTCTCTGGTCTGAAACCAGTTCCAGAAGTCTTTATAGGTACGAATTTCCTGTCCTGGATCTTTTTTGCCGAGGATTTTATCAAAAATGCCCATAAGAGTGTTTATTTTACAAGGTTTCCATCAATATAAACATGTTCTGCACTTAAGCTTCCCTGATTGTAAAGGATATTCTGGAAGTTATTGGTTTTAAACGTCACAAAGTCTGCTTTTTTACCAGGTTCCAGTTTCCCTCTGTCTTCCAGATTAAGAGCATACGCAGCACGGTAAGTCATTCCTGCCAGAACTTCTGCCGTCGTCAGTTTTTGGAATGTTGCCAGAATAGAAGCCTGGGTAATTAAATTCCCCATAGGTGCCGATCCCGGATTCCAGTCACTTGCAATCGCTACAATAGCACCTGCATCCAGTAATTTTCTTGCCGGAGTAAATTTCTCTCCCAACCCTAAGCTTGCCCCCGGAAGTGCTGTTGCCACTGTATCCGATTCTGCTAAAAACTGAATATCTTCATCAACCGTTGCTTCCAGATGATCTGCGGATTTTGCTCCTACTTCCACAGCTATTCGAGAACTTCCCGGGGTAAACTGGTCTGCGTGAACAGTAATTTCAAAACCTAAGTCTTTAGTTTTAAGTAAGAAATCTTTACTTTCTTCTGGCTGGAACGCAGATTTTTCAATAAATATATCGACACGCTGTGCCAAGTTTTCTTCTTTTACTTTTGGTAAAATTTCGGTAAGAATGTATTCTAAATATTCAGGATTGCTTCCTTCGAAGTCTCTAGGCTTTAAATGAGCAGAAAGACAGGTGGGAACTAAAGTAGCTTTAGTGGACTCCTGTGCTTTTTTGATGATCCGAAGCATCTTCAATTCATTTTCCACATCCAGACCGTAACCGCTTTTTACTTCAATGGTTGTAATTCCAAGATCAACCAGAAATTTGATTCTTTCTAATAATGTTTTCAGCAATTCTTCTTCTGAAGCTTTTCTTGTGTGCTGTACAGAACTCCAGATTCCTCCTCCACTTTCAGCGATTTCCAGATATGTTTTCCCGGCGTTACGCATTGCAAAATCATTAGCTCTGTTTCCTCCGAAACAGATGTGCGTATGTGAATCTACGAAGGCAGGAAGAACAACCTGTTCTCCTCCCATCTTTTCAATTTCTATTGTTGGGTTTTCTGATCTTAACGTATCAAAATTTCCAATTTTCTGAATGATATTGTTATCTACTACAATTCCTCCGTCAACAATAATTTCCAGTTGCTCATCAGAAAGTTTTCCTCTTAATGGTAAGTTGGCAAGTGTTACTACCTGCCTGAATGGTCCTAGTAATTTCATTTATTTAGACTATGGGTTAGAAGATGAACTATTTAATTCATGATTTCAGATCAATCATAATTTTAAATTCATAGTTCAACTTTAATATTTCCTCTCAAAAATACTTAAAATATCTCAATATATTAAACTCATTACGCGATCTGCTTTCATCCCGGCCCTGGTCTCTGTGCTTTTCTCAATCTGCCTTTCAACCTTATTCTAAATTTCCTATCTTTGAAGTAAATGAAATGAATTAATGCCAGATTTTTTACATCCAGATAAGGAAAATTACTCGCATGAAGAGCTTATGCAGGAAGAGCAGATCCGGCCCCAGAGTTTTAAAGACTTTGCGGGTCAGAGAAAAACGTTGGAAAACCTTGAGGTTTTTGTATCGGCTGCCAAAAGACGTGGTGGCGCTCTCGATCATGTTCTTCTTCATGGTCCTCCGGGCCTGGGTAAAACCACTTTAGCGAATATCATTGCCAATGAACTGGGAGTAAACTGCAAGATTACTTCCGGCCCTGTATTGGATAAACCGGGAAGTCTGGCGGGACTGCTGACTAATCTGGAGGAAAATGATGTTCTTTTTATTGATGAAATTCACCGTCTTTCTCCTGTAGTGGAAGAATATCTTTATTCTGCGATGGAGGATTACAAAATAGATATTATGCTGGAAACCGGCCCTAATGCACGCAGTGTACAGATCGGGCTTAATCCTTTCACTCTGGTAGGAGCTACCACCCGAAGCGGAATGCTGACTAAACCCATGCTGGCCAGATTCGGGATTCAAAGCAGGCTGGAATACTATTCTGTAGAGCTTTTATCTATGATTATTCAGAGAAGTTCAAGAGTTTTAGGAAGCACTATTTATGAGGATGCAGCCATAGAAATAGCCCGAAGAAGCCGCGGAACTCCAAGAATTGCCAATGCTCTGCTGAGAAGGGTACGCGATTTTGCTGAAATAAAAGGGAATGGTGAGATTGAAATCAACATTACAAAATATGCCCTGAATTCTCTTAACGTAGACGAGTTTGGTCTGGATGAAATGGATAATAAGATCATGCGTGTCATGATTGAAAATTTTAAAGGGAAACCGGTCGGAATTTCCGCTTTGGCAACCTCTATCGGAGAAAATCCTGAAACTGTAGAAGAGGTGTATGAACCATTCCTAATCCAGGAAGGTTTTATTATTAGAACACCGAGAGGAAGGGAAGTCACTGACAAAGCCTACAAACATTTAAATATTTCAAGACCTAAGAATCCGGGAGAACTTTTCTGATTCAGGGTTTTAAGTTCAAGGTTCAGATTTCAGAGTTTAAAGTTAATGAGAAGTTATTAGTTTATGTTTATTCCTAAATTATACAGAAGTGAAGATTTCGATGTGATGAGAACAATTATCAGCGAAAATTCTTTTGCTTTATTGATTTCCTCGGTGGATAAAATCAGGGCCACCCATTCTATGATGATGCTTAACGAAAATGATCCTGAAAATGTTTATATTGAAACTCATATTTCCAAAGCCAATCCTCAGGCAAAGACTTTAAAGGATGGCGATGAAGTACTGTGTGACTTTTTAGGAGCCCATACTTATATTTCAAGCAGCTGGTATGATCATATTAATGTTTCAACATGGAATTATGAAGCGGTACAGATTTATGGAAAAATACAGTTAATGAACTCTGAAGAGCTTTATCTGCATCTTGAAAAACTGACTTCCAAGTATGAAAAATTTCAGCAGTGTCCGATGATGGTTAAAGATATGGGACAGGAATTTGTAAAAAAGGAAATGAAAGGGGCTTTTGGGCTGAAGATCATTCCGACGGAAATATTCATCAAACAGAAGCTTTCGCAAAACAGAAAAGAAGGGGATTTTCAAAGTATCATTTCACATCTTGAAAATTCTTCTGATATTTATGGAGCAAAGATTGCTGAAAAAATGAAATTAATACAGAAATAATAATCAAAATATATATGAAGCTATATCCAATACAATGTGGAAAATTTAAACTGGATGGCGGTGCCATGTTTGGCGTCGTCCCAAAGAGTCTGTGGGAAAAAACCAATCCTGCAGACGAAAGAAACCTGATTGAACTGGGAACCCGTTCACTGCTTGTTGAAGACGGAAAGAAACTAATCCTGATAGACTGCGGTCTGGGTAATAAACAGGATGATAAATTCTTCGGGCATTACTCGCTTTGGGGCGATGATAACCTTGATAAGAATTTAAAAAAATTCGGTTTCATAAGAGAAGACATTACGGATGTTTTCCTTACTCACCTTCATTTTGACCACTGCGGAGGTGCTATTGAATGGAATGATGACAGAACGGGATACAGACCCGCCTTTAAAAACGCACAGTTCTGGACCAATGAAAACCACTGGCAATGGGCTACAGAACCTAATGCCAGAGAAAAAGCCAGCTTTCTGAAAGAAAATATCATTCCAATGCAGGAAAGCGGACAGCTCAACTTTTTACCACTTCCTACAACAGGAAATTACGGATTTGCCCCTGATTTGAAAATGGACGTGATTTTTGTGGACGGACATACCGAAAAACAGATGCTTCCGGTTATTCAGTATCAGGAAAAAACAATTGTCTTTGCTGCGGATCTTATTCCTACTGCAGGACACATTAACCAGGTGTATGTAATGGGCTATGATACAAGACCTCTCCTTACTCTTGAAGAGAAAGGAAAGTTCCTGAAACAGTGTATTGACAATGAATATTTACTATTCTTTGAACACGATGCCCATCATGAACTGGCCAGTCTTAAAATGACAGAAAAAGGAGTAAGGCTTGATGAAACCTATAGTTTTAATGATGTTTTTGGATATTAATTTTTAATCATGGAAGAATTACATTCAGAAACACAGAAAGCAGAACCGGAACCATCACCCAAGATTATTGGACTCACCGGAGGAATAGGATCAGGAAAAACAACGGTTGCCCGTTTTATTGAAGAATTGGGGTTTCCGGTTTATTATTCGGATGACAGAGCAAAAAGTATCGTCAACGATAATGAAGATTTAAAAATAAAGATCAAAGAATTATTAGGAGAAGATGCCTATGATAAGGATGGTCTTTATGACCGGAAATTTGTTGCCGGAAAAGTTTTCAACAATAAAGATCTGCTCCAGCAATTAAACGAGATCATTCACCCTGCAGTAAGAATTGATTTTGAGGAATGGGTAAAAAAACAAACGAAGTATCTGGTTTTTAAAGAAACAGCTTTATTGTTTGAATTAAAACTTAACAGGCAATGTTATAAGTCTCTTTTAGTGACGGCAGAAGATAATATCAGAACCAAGAGAGTGATGGACCGTGATGGCAAAACCTACCGCGAAGTAGAAGCTGTTATGGAAAAACAGATGCCTGAAAAAGATAAAATAAGACTGGCAGACTGTATTATCTATAACAACACTAATCTGGAGGATCTTAAAGAACAGACCGAAAAGATCATTTTTACTATTGAATAAATCAATTCCTGTTAACTTCTTTATTTTACATTACAGAATTGAAACCATAAAAATAAGCCCTCAAAAATGAGGGCTTATTTTATTTAATCTGAGTTCGGGCTAAGAAGGATGATTAGTTATAGGCATTGAAGCTCACTGTTAAATCAAACTGCCTTAAAAAGATAAAGTACTTTAAAATTTAAAGAATCATCCTTAATATTCTAACCTATGAACCTCAATTGATACTAATCTACAAGCTTTCTCATGGCAGCCGGAAGAAGGGTTTTTAAAAATTTTGAAACCAAAAAAAAGCCCTCATTTCTGAGGGCTCATTTTATTTGAAATTTATTGATTATTCTTTGATAAATTTCTTTTGTACGGTGTTACCGTTGTCATCAATATCAATTACATATACTCCGTTGATCAGTCTGCTTACATTGATCTGGTTGTTTAACAGAATACCTTCTGCGATCACCTGACCTGCTGCATTGTAAATTTTATATTTCGCTTTTTTGCTGATATTTTTCACAAACAACACTGAACTTACAGGGTTTGGATAGATCATGATATCATCCTGGTTCAATGAATTCGGAACACCTTGTTTAGCAATTCTTACAGAATAGTCTTCAACCTCTCCGTTCTTCATATTCACACAGTTTACTGGAATACCATCTCTTTCCATTGCAACTCTCATCACAACATATTTATGAGTAGATGTACTTACGAATGCATCAGCCGGTACACTGAATGTTCCTGATACAGGAGTTGTTGTATTCGGTGGTGAAGTAAATACTCTTTCATTGATATCAAAGTATCCGTTTCTGTTAAAGTCAATCCATACAGCAATACCTTCATTATGATTAGTACCAGTCCATTTTTTCTCGATTGAAATCTCATTTCCTGTAGATCCTTGAACAAGTTCAATGAAAGCACCCGGAACTCCTGTATAATCTGTATAGCTTGATGCTCCTGATTCATTCTTCATTTCAGGTCTTCCGTTAGGTTTTACTGTAACTTTAGAAATATGTTCTCCCGTAGAGCTTAGTGCTCCCATCTGGCAGTAGATTACGGTTGGTGTTGTGAAATAGTACGGAGGAGTATAAGTTCCAGGGGTACCATTACATACGTTCACAACCTGCATTTCATATCTCGTAAGTTCAGTTAATCCTGTGATTGTATAAGTAGGATTTACTGTTGTAACTGTTGTCCAGCTCGGAATACCTACTTTTCTGTATCTAAGGATATATGTTGCTCCAGTGAATCCTTCCCATACTACTTCAGCACTTGTTGGAGTAAGCTGAGTAATTGTTAATCCCGGAGGAGGAAGTTCACAAATTCTATCTGTTGTAAATACTTTTGGATTAGAATATGGATTAATTCCAGATTCTCCATTACACTTGTTCGCCACTCTTACTTCATAAGTAGTATATGGATCCAGGTTGTTCAACTGGTACGTGTTAGTAGGAGGTACAATACCTGTAATCTGATTCCAGGTAGTTGTTCCAACTTTTCTCCATTCAAAAATGTATGTTGAACTAGCTACTACCGGAGCCCAAGTAATGAGTGCTGAGGTAGAAGTAATATTACTTACCGTAACATTCGGAGGAGTAGGATCACATCTTGTTGTGAATGTCTTTATTGGTGTAAAGTTTCCTGTTACTCCACCACAAACCGCAGCAATCTGAACTTCATAAGTGGTAGCATTTGCCAATCCTGTAATAACAAGTGGAACGTTATTCAGAACAGTAGAAGCATATACTTCTGTCCAGGTTCCAGGAGGAGGTCCCTGTGTTCTGTATCTTACAAGATACGTAACTGTAGTTGCAGGACCATTAAAAGCAATTGTCGCAGAGTTGTGTGTAGGTGTAATAGTAGGCTGGTTTGGAGTAGTTGATGTACATGGTCTGATTCTTACCGCATAATCTTCCACTTCTCCGTTAGCCGCATTCTGACATATTGTTGGTGCGCTTCCACGTTTCAATACCACTCTCATTGTGGTAGTATACTGTCCTACATAAGCATCAGCCGGAACATTGAAAGTTCCTGTAATAGGAGTAGTTGTATTTGACGGTGAAATAAGGATACGCTCTCCTGTTTCAAACTGTCCGTTTCTGTTGAAGTCAATCCAAACTGTAATAGCATCACTATTGGTTGCTGCTGTCCAGCCTTTAGCTACAGAAATTTTATTACCGACAGAACCTGCATCAAGAGTGATCAGAGTTTCCGGTGTTGTGTAGCTGAAATAATTGGTCTGTACAGTAGTGTTACTCATTACCGGTACACCAGGGTTAATAGAAGTAACGGTTACATTTGAAATGTGGTCGTTAGTTCCTGTACCTGTCATATCACAATATGATAACGGAGGTGTAGTAAACTGTACTGCTGTAGAATATGCTCCCGCAACACCTGTTCCACACTTGGTAGAAATCTGTACATCATATTTAGTCTGCTCTAAAAGACCAGTAATGGTATAGTTATTTACCCCTGCTGCTAAAGGAACAGCTGGAATAGTATAGGTACCAGCTGTTGCCAGTTTCCATCTGATGGTGTAAGAAGCGTTTGCAACTGCATTCCAATATACTGTAGCTGTGTTTGCAGTAACGTTGGTTACTGTAATATTGGAAGGCGGAGCATTAGTACATGCCGGCTGATCAACCAATTTTACAGCATAATCTTCTACTTCACCATAAGTAAATGTACCACAGGCTTCAGGAGCACTGCTTTCTCTTAAAGCGACACGCATACGGGTAGTAAGTGCACCGCCATAAGCACCTTCTGCTACGGTTGGTACGTAGAAAGTTGCAGTAACCGGAGAAGTAGTATTGCTTCCGGAAGTTAAAACTTTTTCTGAAGGCTCAAATACACCATTTCTGTTAAAGTCAATCCAAACTGCGGTTGCAAAAGACCATTGGTAATCCGGCCATGTCTTGGTAATTGTAACCGTATTATTATTTAATCCTCTTGATAAAGTAATCAATCTTGTAGCGTCAGTAGTATAGTCCGTATAATTACTGAAACCAGAAGTACTTGTCACTGGTATACCACCTGTTGGGTTTACTACAACTTTGCTGATATACCCATCAATTGTTGCACTTGTAGAAGCTGCAGCGCAATACGTAATAGGAGGAGTGGTAAAGAATACTCCGGCAGAGAATGGTCCCTGGTTTCCATTACATTTGGTCGCAATCTGAACTTCATACTGAGTCTGTTCAGTCAGACCTGTAAGAGCCAAACTTGATGTCAGAGGTGTATTTATGTTAACTGTTGTCCAA
This region of Chryseobacterium vaccae genomic DNA includes:
- a CDS encoding GEVED domain-containing protein, with the translated sequence MKKLFTSLILLLCLINIGFVSELYGQTPATLPYSQDFTAGNDLTILNGTQTNKWVHGNVVGNPGNSLFISDDNGTTNAYDNSIKSVTFAYRDITIPTGSVIGNFSFDWKANGESTYDYLRVWLVPTTYTLTPGTAITTGTGRTLVSGGRFELQSTWQNYSTSNLAINTFAGGTMRLVFEWVNDASQGSNPPASIDNISFSVPSCLFPISLAVPTVGANSAGLSWAPQGTAPANGYEYYYTTTNTPPAAGTPGTPVTGTTVNIPGLTTGTTYYWWVRSVCSGTDKSAWAAGPSFTPGQIGQGTLTGPLPVQTYYGYNYSQQIYTAAEITAAGTANYITAIKFFVGTATTPQTNYNNWVVYMGNTTQNNFSSTTNWVTLPNLKQVFTGTIPNLVNGQWVTIPLTTPFVWDGTSNIVIAVDENSPGYADAATSWGQYAAGTNRGMMFYEDGTNADPASPPAATTRYSNIPRLILVSEALQPCTTAPPANIAVNSITPTSATVTWTPTTGATYVVQYRVAPNGAWTTVNINTPLTSSLALTGLTEQTQYEVQIATKCNGNQGPFSAGVFFTTPPITYCAAASTSATIDGYISKVVVNPTGGIPVTSTSGFSNYTDYTTDATRLITLSRGLNNNTVTITKTWPDYQWSFATAVWIDFNRNGVFEPSEKVLTSGSNTTSPVTATFYVPTVAEGAYGGALTTRMRVALRESSAPEACGTFTYGEVEDYAVKLVDQPACTNAPPSNITVTNVTANTATVYWNAVANASYTIRWKLATAGTYTIPAVPLAAGVNNYTITGLLEQTKYDVQISTKCGTGVAGAYSTAVQFTTPPLSYCDMTGTGTNDHISNVTVTSINPGVPVMSNTTVQTNYFSYTTPETLITLDAGSVGNKISVAKGWTAATNSDAITVWIDFNRNGQFETGERILISPSNTTTPITGTFNVPADAYVGQYTTTMRVVLKRGSAPTICQNAANGEVEDYAVRIRPCTSTTPNQPTITPTHNSATIAFNGPATTVTYLVRYRTQGPPPGTWTEVYASTVLNNVPLVITGLANATTYEVQIAAVCGGVTGNFTPIKTFTTRCDPTPPNVTVSNITSTSALITWAPVVASSTYIFEWRKVGTTTWNQITGIVPPTNTYQLNNLDPYTTYEVRVANKCNGESGINPYSNPKVFTTDRICELPPPGLTITQLTPTSAEVVWEGFTGATYILRYRKVGIPSWTTVTTVNPTYTITGLTELTRYEMQVVNVCNGTPGTYTPPYYFTTPTVIYCQMGALSSTGEHISKVTVKPNGRPEMKNESGASSYTDYTGVPGAFIELVQGSTGNEISIEKKWTGTNHNEGIAVWIDFNRNGYFDINERVFTSPPNTTTPVSGTFSVPADAFVSTSTHKYVVMRVAMERDGIPVNCVNMKNGEVEDYSVRIAKQGVPNSLNQDDIMIYPNPVSSVLFVKNISKKAKYKIYNAAGQVIAEGILLNNQINVSRLINGVYVIDIDDNGNTVQKKFIKE
- the coaE gene encoding dephospho-CoA kinase (Dephospho-CoA kinase (CoaE) performs the final step in coenzyme A biosynthesis.), translating into MEELHSETQKAEPEPSPKIIGLTGGIGSGKTTVARFIEELGFPVYYSDDRAKSIVNDNEDLKIKIKELLGEDAYDKDGLYDRKFVAGKVFNNKDLLQQLNEIIHPAVRIDFEEWVKKQTKYLVFKETALLFELKLNRQCYKSLLVTAEDNIRTKRVMDRDGKTYREVEAVMEKQMPEKDKIRLADCIIYNNTNLEDLKEQTEKIIFTIE